In Chitinophaga oryzae, the sequence ACTTCTTCCACCGGGGCGAAGACGGTCGCCATAGCGCCCGGTTCTTTCACCGCCTGCATCAGCCGCGCTCTTTCGGTGACCAGCTTCAGCCCGTCGTCCAGGCTGAACACACCTGCCACATAGGCGGCGGCGTATTCGCCCACACTATGGCCGGCAACGATGGCGGGCGACAAGCCCCATGACTTCCATACTTCGGCCAGCGCACAGGAAACAACATAGAGGGCCGGCTGGAAATACGTCATCTGCAGCAGCAACTCGTTGGATGCCTCCTTCTCCATTTTGTAAAGCAGGGTGGTCAGGGAGATACCCCACTGCCCTTCCAGCCAGCCGTCGCAATGATCTATCACCTGCCGGAAGACGGCGTTGTGTTCATATAGTTCGATGCCCATGTTCCGGTACTGTGAACCGCCGCCGGTGAAAAGCCATACCAGCTGGCCATCGCGGGGTTGTACCCTGCCGGACAGCACCTGCTCCGTATAAGCGTTTTCGTTATAAGCGCGTAAACGTTGCACCGCCTCTGTTACAGAAGCCGCGGGAAAGGCAATGCGATAAGGGAATGCTTCTCTCGTGGTGAAAGTACTCCAGCCGATAGCTGCCAATGTATCCGTAGTGCCCGTAAGCGCAGCAGCATAGCGCGCTGCCAGCGACTGCAAGGCAGCAGGTGATTTGGCCGACAGCGTCAGCGGGCAGGATGGCCGCTGTACTAACGGCGCCGGTGCTACGTTGCCGGCAACCGCCGGTGCTTCTTCGAGTATCAGGTGCACGTTGGTGCCGCTAAGTCCGAAAGAGCTGATGGCCGCACGCCTGGGCGTGGTGACAGCGGGCCAGTCCGTCGGCCTGTCCACCACCTTCAGCTGCATGTCTTTCCAGGGTATATAACTGCTGGGGGTATTAAAGTTAAGGGTAGCGGGCAGCTGTTGCTGTTGCAGTGACAATACAGTCTTGATAAGCCCCGCGATGCCGGCTGCCGCTTCGAGGTGACCGATATTGGATTTCACGGCGCCCAGCAGCAGCGGATTATCCGTCCCGCGGGACTGCCCGTACACCGCCTGCAGCGCCTGCGCCTCTACCGGGTCGCCCAGTTTGGTGCCCGTTCCATGCGCTTCCACATATTGCACGGTATGCGGCTCCACTCCTGCCTGCTGCAGGGCTTTCCGGATCACCTGCTGCTGTGCGAGGCCGTTGGGCGCAGTAAGGCCGTTGCTTTGTCCGTCGTGGTTCACCGCCGATCCTTTGATGACGGCCAGTATGGTATCGCCATCCCGCTGCGCGTCGCTGAGGCGCTTCAGCACAATCATACCGGCGCCTTCCCCCCTGACGTAGCCATCCGCCGTTTCGTCGAATGCGTGGCATTGCCCGGTGGGAGACAGCGCTTTCATGCGGCACAGCCGTATCGTGGTATCCGGTGAGAGCATCAGGTTCACCCCTCCTGCCAGCGCCAGCGAACATTCCCCCAGCAGCAGATGCTGACAGGCCTGGTGGACGCTGAGCAGCGACGAGGAACAGGCGGTGTCCAGCTGCAGCACGGGCCCATGGAAGTCGAACAGGTAGGCGATCCTTCCCGCCGCCACGCTCCGCTGCAGCCCCAGCGTGCTGAAAGCATCTTCGAACAAAGCCGGCGGCGTATGGTCTTCCACGATCTGCTGATAATCGTCGGTGCCCAGCCCTACAAACACGCCGGTGTCGCTGCCTCTCAGGGAAGACGGACGGATACCGGCATGCTCCATGGCTTCCCAGCTGACTTCCAGCAACAAACGCTGCTGAGGGTCCATCCCTGCGGCCTCCCTGGGAGAGATACCGAAGAACACCGGATCGAACTGGTCCGCCTGTTCGATAAAACCGCCATGCCGGGTGTACATTTTTCCCGTTTCGTCTTCATCAGCGCTATAGTAACGCTCCACCGGCCAGCGGTCCGCCGGCACTACGGTCACGCCGCTACGTTGCTGGCGCAACAGTTCCCAGAAGGCGGCAGGACTGTCCGCAGCACCGGGAAATCGGCATCCCATACCGATGACGGCAATTTTTTCTTCAGCTCCCTGTGGCTGCCGCTGCGCTTCTGTGCCGGCAACAGCTGTCCCTGAAAGGTGCGCCGCCAGCGCTGTGGCCGTGGTATAGTTATAGATAAGCGTCTTGTCTACCGGCATGCCCAGCCATTGTTCCAGATCGGCCGCCAGCATGACAGCCTGCATGGAGGTGAGGCCGTATTCCGCAAATACCCGGTCGGCCGACAGCACCGCTGCCGACAGCTTAAAACGCTGTTGCAGCCACTGCTGCAGCCAATCGCGGATCTCGGAAAAACTGCGTGCAGCCGTTTGCTTTAGTAGCAGGGTTTTCTGTTGCGCGGCAGTTATTTCACCGATAACATCCGCATACAGGCCCTGGCGGTAGTCTTCGGCGAAAGTATACCGCTTCACTTTCCCGCTGGTGGTTTTAGGCACTTTCCGCACGGGCAGCACATGTTTCACTTCCAGGCCCAGCCGGGAGGCCACACAGCTTTTGATGGCGGCGATAACGGGCAGGAATTTCTCTATGGAGGATTTATGGATGGTAAATACCACGATGGCTTCTGTGCCGGTGTCTTCATCCGGTACGCCGCAGGCCACTACTTTACCGGTTTCGGCCCCGGTCCCGTGTTCTATCGTATGTTCGATATCATGCGGATAAACGTTCATACCGTTGACGAAAATGATATCTTTCGAGCGTCCGGTGATATACAGGTAGCCGTCGAGCATAAAACCGGTATCGCCGGTATTGAGCCAGCCGTTGCGGATAGCGGCCGTTGTTGCTGTTTCGTTATTGTAATAGCGCGCGGTCACCGCATCGCCCTGTATCTGCACGAGGCCGAGGTGGCCGTCCGGCAGCGGCTTGCCGGCATCGTTGGTGATGCTCACCGCCACGCCACCGATGATTTTCCCCAGGTTCACTATTTCGAGGCTTTCCACCGCCTCTTCCTGCTGGTAGCTGATCGCCACCGGCTGCCCTGTCACCAGGGAATCCCGGCGGACAAACAGGCTGGTCATCGCGGCGCCGATATCTCCGAAGGTTACCTCCAGCGTGCCTTCTGCCAGCCCGTATCCCGGGAACATCGCCGCGGGGTCCAGCTGATAATCCGCCATTACGGTCATGAACTGGCGGCACAGCGGCGCCGATATCGGCTCCGCCCCGTTGAGGATGATCCGCAGCGAGGAGAAGTCAAGCCCCTCGCCTTTTTCCGGGGTAAACTGGTTCAGATAGTACTTATACCCGAAGTTGGGTGAACCGGTTACCGTAACGCGGTGTTCCGATATTTTCTGCATCCATAACAACGGGTTTCTGATAAACAGGTCCGTCGGCAGGATGTAGTGATTTAAGCCGGCGGCGAAAGGATACAGGTGAAACCCGATCAGTCCCATATCGTGTGTGAGCGGCATCCAGCTCAGGTGACTGTCACGTTCGGTCAACCGATGTGCGGTAATTGCTTCCCATATATTGGTCACCAGGTTTTTGTGCGTCAGCACCACCCCTTTGGGGTTACCGGTAGATCCCGATGAAAACTGGAGGAAAGCGATGGTTTCAGGGGTAACGGGAACGACTATCCCTTGTTGACCGTTATCTTCTTTTTCATCGGTAAAAAGAATACTGTCGAAATCCCGGCTGTCGGCCGCAGCGGCGCCGGAAAGCAGCTTTTCGGCATGGGCGCGCCTCACCGCCAGCGCAGGCTTATGGAGGAAATTCCTGATCTTAAAGAGCTTCTGCGCGTTCTCCCCTTCATAGGTGACGGCCACCGGCACAGGAATGATAGCGCCGAGGATACAGGCCCAGAAAACCTGCAGGAAAGTTTTGTTGTCCTCGATCTGCAATACCAGTTCCGTGCCCGGCGTCAGGCCTTTGGCCTGCAGGTAAGCCAGCCATGATAAGGCGTCTTCATACAGCTGTTGGTACGAAAGGAAATCCTCTTTGTTGCTGCCCGCTACAAAGGTGACACCTTTGTGGGGTTCATCTTTGAGTCCGATCAGCATCTGTTGCAGGGTGTCCGGACGCAATGTGTGCTTCATAAACAATACATTTTTGGGAATAGCTTCGCCATAAGACTGTGTCCTACAGTCTCCGAATGGCGGCATGCTGAATGATGGTATACGTATTTATCTGCGCTGCGTAACACGCAGCGGCAGCAAGGGGGCTGACCGGAAGGAACAGGATATAGCTGTCGCTATACTGACTCCAGTCACTTAGCACTTGAATATATTACAGTTGAAACAATCCGTGACCGCGGTAAACAAGTTGGTCAAAGGCCCGTGTCAGATAGGCAGCAGGCTGTTGCGGTTATTTTTGAGTACTTTTTTGATCGTTTTCCTGCATTTTTCCCGGTGAGATAAATACGCAGGTTGAAACTAAAAATAGGAAAAAATATCAAGTCAAAAAAAAATATCTGATGATTATATTCTACCTTAACGGCCGGTTGCCTGTTGTCCCCTGCCGTCCATCAGCTTAACCTGCATACTCCAAAACCGAAGATCATGGGAATGTTTGATTTCTTTAAAAAGAAAGACCAGCCTTTGGCTGCAAAGCCAGCCTACACAGACGCCGTAGCGCAGTACCGTCAGTTTTATGACGCCAATCAATCGCAGCCCCTCTCCTTCTATGGCCTTATTCCTTATGAACAAGCTAACAGCACACCTTTTCACAATTCACCCTACGAACAGACGCTGCTGGTTAACTTCGCGTTTGACGCCGCGTGCGTGTGGGAAGACATCGAAGATGAAGCGGTGGCAGACGAGAAGATCAACGCTGTAAAATATGGTAATATCCCCATCGCCCGGGAAGGTTGCGGCATGTACTGGATACTGATCACTACAGGCAAACACCAGGGAGAAGTATGGTTGCTGACGGAATCCGGCATCACGCCGGTGGCAGAAAACCTGCGCCTGGACACCTGGAAAGAATATCAGTTAAAAAGTGGTAATACTTTCTGGTACCCGGCGGTAAAACACTGGGGTCCTATCGAAAACGCTTTTTTCCTTAGTCATGCGCCCAAGAAAATGGCCGCTATGGGTAATGACGTTTTTGGCACCAGCAGCAGCATGTGCCGGAGTTGCCTTGACTATCTCTCCCGCTGTGCGGTCAAACATCAAAAGGAATTTTTCGTCACCGATCCGGAAGGCACCCGAATATTCGGAACAGACGGCCACATTGAACTCATCAAAAACTAAAACCCCGACCGCTATAGCTTATACACCCATGAAACACTTTTTTATTTTATTACTCGTTGGCCTCTCTGTTTCTGCTTATGCCCAGCAAAAGAGCGTCGCCATGCTTTCCAAAGAACAGCTGCTCGGCGTGGACGCCTTCCAGGTATTCCGCACCAACAAGTTCCTCAACTATAAAGATGTAGACGTGATCAACCAGTATATCGACACGGTATTGTATGAAACGGTGAACGTAAAAAAATCTTACGGTGGAAAAGACTGGCATAAAATAGAGCAGGAAACGGCCGCCGACTACCGGAAAGACAATCCCGACCTCACCTACACGTTTTCAGACGGCAATATGACTGAATCCTACAGTTATGACCAATCCGCGGTGCAGCTGCACGGCGATGTAAAAACAGTGTACAATCCAAAAGGATTTCTGCTATTGCAGGAAAAGAAGAGGACTTTCTTATCCTCCGGCCATGTAGAAACACAAAGTATCATCAATGAATTCGATAACCAGAACAGGGTGGTTAAGATCATCCGCCGTTTTGAAGACAGCCGGAACAAGGATGCTAACCGCGAAGAAATTGTCCGTGCAGAATACAGGAAGAACGAGGTGATTGTCAGCAGCGCCAACGGCGTACTGCGATGCGAGCTGGTGCCCGTGAAAGCACCGGGCGCTTATTACTCCGACCTGTCTGCCCGGGAAACGGCAGACTATTTTATGTATACCCTGAAAAGCGATACTCCCGAAGACGCCCGGAAATACTGTAATGGCGCTGCACTGGAGAAACTTTCCGCAGTACTGGCCGGACAAAAAATAAGTAAAGTCTCTTCGATGGGCGGTTCGGGTACCTTTTCGACCGCGAAAGTAACCATGGAAGAGACCTGGAAGATCACCTATGCCGGCGGCAGTGAAGTACAGAAAGCGGTAAAGTTCAGCCTTGTCAACACGGAACAAGGCTGGAGAATTAATGACTTTACCCTGTAGTGGAAGATTTTAATGTCCTGTTATATTGCTTCGCTTAAAGCTTCCTGCTCTTTGTATGTCTTCCAGTCGATGTATCCTTCCATTGTGAGGCCGTAGTGCAGCTCTCTTTTTGGAGGTGTCTGCGGCCAGTTGTGCTGCAGCCTGTCCACCAGGTCGGGGTTGGAGATAAACGGCTCTCCGAAAGCCGCGATATCGATGGTGCCGGCGTTGATCAGCCGTTCAGATTTTTCCCGGTCCATGCCGCCTGCCAGGATAATGACGCCGTCGTACCATTGCCGGAACCGTTCCAGGAAGCCTTCCGGTAATGCAAAACTCCCGCGTGACTGCTGGTCCATAATATGGATATAGGCAATTTTCCTGTCGGACAGCTCCTTCGCGAGGTACTGATAGGTAGCCTCCAGCTCGTCGTAGTGCGGCAGTTCATGCAGACCGCCATACGGTGTAAGCCGGATAGCTACTTTTGCTGCGCCTACCGCCGCTATGCTGGCGTCGATCGCTTCAAGGAGGAAACGGCTGCGGTTTTCCACGCTGCCGCCATACTGGTCCGTCCGGTTGTTGATATGCGGGTTTAAAAACTGCTCTATCAGGTAACCGTTGGCGCCATGCAGCTCTACGCCATCGAAGCCTGCTTTGACAGCGTTTTTCGCCGCACGGGCAAAATCCTGCGCTACCTGTCCCACTTCTTCCGTTGCCAGCGCGCGGGGTTTGGAAGCGGTCACAAAACCTTCCCGGCCGTTTTCGTCATATCCCCAGGCTTTGGACTGCGCCGCCTGTATGTCTGAAGCGCTTACCGGCGCCTGCCCGTTGGGCTGATTGGACGTGTGGGACACCCTGCCCACATGCCAGAGCTGGGTAAATATCTTACCTCCTTTGGCGTGCACGGCTGCCGTCACTTTCTTCCAGCCTTCCACCTGTTCGGAGGTATATAGTCCGGGGATGTACAGCACGCCTTTGGACGTATCGGATATAGCGGTCCCTTCGGTGATGATAAGTCCTGCGCCTGCGCGCTGGGAATAATAAAGGGCGTTGTTTTCGTTGGGGATACCATCAGCGTTCCTGGCCCTTGTCATGGGAGCCATCGCTATGCGGTTGTTCAGTTGCAGTGAACCGACCGTTGCCGGTTCAAAAATGTTTATGTCCATGATCTTTGCTTTTATACGATCAGCCGTTTAAGGAGATCGATAGTGCAAATTTCCATCATATTTAATCATCATCAAAATAAGTTAACTAGTAAGGTTCTATAATTATAATAATAGATAAGGAAGGATGGGGAATCCCGAAATGCGCTTACGCATACCGCAATATTACATCGCTTCGTACCCTGGTATCACGCCGGTGGGCCTGAGCAGAATAAGAAACAGGTAAAATATCCTATAAACAGGCGACCCTGCCACTAAGTGGCAGGGTCGTGATATTAAAGGGCACTATTATGATTGAAGTACGTTAAACTACCACTTCACCCGCAGTTCAGAACGCCTGTTCTGCTTATAATCTTCTTCTTTACAAGGTACTCCGTCCTTACAGCCGTTCACCGGCTCTTTCTCGCCTTTGTTGCTGTAATAGAGTCTTCTCGGATCGATGCCTTTATTGGCGAGGTAGTCTATCACGGCATAACAACGCAGTGCGGACAGATCAACGTTATACTGATCGCTGCCGCGGTTATCCGCAAAAGACGAGATCACTACTTTCCATTCAGGATGACGCTTCAGCACTGCCGCCACCTCGTCCAGTATCCGGCGGGATTCCGTCAGCAGTACGGCGCTGTTATAGTCGTACAGGAACTTCAGTTCTTCCAGTTTTCTTTTATCTGTTTCTTCTTCTGCGGTGTGTTTCCTTTCTGTCGGGCGGGGACGTTCACCCGTGGCCGGCGGCTGCGTATTGCCCGCAACAGGCGGTTGCGCATTGCCTTCGACCGGCGGCTGACCAGCGTTTTCGCCGGTACCTACCCTGCTGAAATAATCAGGATCGGAGAAATAATAGATATCATCCCTGCCTAAACCGCCTCGTCTGCTGGAAGCCATGTAGCCTTCGTAGCCGTTGCGTTTTAAGATCAGGCCGATATCGTCTGCACCGGAATTGAAAGGTAACTTCATGTTCTCCGGTGTTTCCCAGGTTGACTTTGTTCCTTTTACCCGGTAGATGTCATAGCCACCTAAACCTGCGTGTCCTCTGCTGGAGAAATAAAGTATCCCCTCTTCATTGACCGTGGGAAATGTTTCTGCGGCTACCGTGTTGATCTGGCTGCCACAGTTGACCGGCGTTCCCCAGGAACCATCGGCCTGCTTTTCGGCATACCAGATATCGCTCTGCCCTTGTCCGCCGGGGCGGTCGGACA encodes:
- a CDS encoding type I polyketide synthase; translated protein: MKHTLRPDTLQQMLIGLKDEPHKGVTFVAGSNKEDFLSYQQLYEDALSWLAYLQAKGLTPGTELVLQIEDNKTFLQVFWACILGAIIPVPVAVTYEGENAQKLFKIRNFLHKPALAVRRAHAEKLLSGAAAADSRDFDSILFTDEKEDNGQQGIVVPVTPETIAFLQFSSGSTGNPKGVVLTHKNLVTNIWEAITAHRLTERDSHLSWMPLTHDMGLIGFHLYPFAAGLNHYILPTDLFIRNPLLWMQKISEHRVTVTGSPNFGYKYYLNQFTPEKGEGLDFSSLRIILNGAEPISAPLCRQFMTVMADYQLDPAAMFPGYGLAEGTLEVTFGDIGAAMTSLFVRRDSLVTGQPVAISYQQEEAVESLEIVNLGKIIGGVAVSITNDAGKPLPDGHLGLVQIQGDAVTARYYNNETATTAAIRNGWLNTGDTGFMLDGYLYITGRSKDIIFVNGMNVYPHDIEHTIEHGTGAETGKVVACGVPDEDTGTEAIVVFTIHKSSIEKFLPVIAAIKSCVASRLGLEVKHVLPVRKVPKTTSGKVKRYTFAEDYRQGLYADVIGEITAAQQKTLLLKQTAARSFSEIRDWLQQWLQQRFKLSAAVLSADRVFAEYGLTSMQAVMLAADLEQWLGMPVDKTLIYNYTTATALAAHLSGTAVAGTEAQRQPQGAEEKIAVIGMGCRFPGAADSPAAFWELLRQQRSGVTVVPADRWPVERYYSADEDETGKMYTRHGGFIEQADQFDPVFFGISPREAAGMDPQQRLLLEVSWEAMEHAGIRPSSLRGSDTGVFVGLGTDDYQQIVEDHTPPALFEDAFSTLGLQRSVAAGRIAYLFDFHGPVLQLDTACSSSLLSVHQACQHLLLGECSLALAGGVNLMLSPDTTIRLCRMKALSPTGQCHAFDETADGYVRGEGAGMIVLKRLSDAQRDGDTILAVIKGSAVNHDGQSNGLTAPNGLAQQQVIRKALQQAGVEPHTVQYVEAHGTGTKLGDPVEAQALQAVYGQSRGTDNPLLLGAVKSNIGHLEAAAGIAGLIKTVLSLQQQQLPATLNFNTPSSYIPWKDMQLKVVDRPTDWPAVTTPRRAAISSFGLSGTNVHLILEEAPAVAGNVAPAPLVQRPSCPLTLSAKSPAALQSLAARYAAALTGTTDTLAAIGWSTFTTREAFPYRIAFPAASVTEAVQRLRAYNENAYTEQVLSGRVQPRDGQLVWLFTGGGSQYRNMGIELYEHNAVFRQVIDHCDGWLEGQWGISLTTLLYKMEKEASNELLLQMTYFQPALYVVSCALAEVWKSWGLSPAIVAGHSVGEYAAAYVAGVFSLDDGLKLVTERARLMQAVKEPGAMATVFAPVEEVSTMILPYGKDLSIAAVNGPALTVISGKKQAVADALVSLKEAGIDSRPLLIAHASHSPLMETMLDEFRTVAKQIDFRPSRLQLISNITGEVMTEIPDHRYWCDQIISPVMFAKSIQTISALGGDILMELGPQPNLLSMVQLTAAYAEDCLLPCMKIGHSSWDMMLQALLTLYVKGLPVRAEQLFDQQDQRRAHLPVYSFNRQRYWAFEKEILPVTHPQYEQKNKIMTDTPHASSQRAAILRDITDIFSSLLKMPAADIDIHARFLEMGADSLVLASAIRKIEKKYNVNFSIRQLFETLTTIRLITDYIADGIPEATPAAAPLPVAQEVPAVAPAVKLAATAPVKTNGAVHHSGPADPAVSQRLFDFLEQQLTLLSQHLGTGQLPAEAAAGIKANGNGTTLPAPVAAEVTKAPVQHRSIFPKMETRPGQSGYSEEQQQYLDAFIRRYNLKTQKSKAHTQQYRSVLTDNRASAGFRFSTKELVYPIQAASSAGATITDLDGNTYIDLAMGFGVDLLGHCPPAIIDALQQQLQQGFQLGPQTPLAGQVAELVTSLTGTERASFHNSGTEAVMTAVRLARTVTGRKKVAVFAGSYHGHFDGTLAAPEDLERSHAGVPMAAGIVHNMVADVLIFDYHHPDVVEQIRAHKHELAAVLVEPVQSRKPGYQPKALLHALRDMTAAEDIALIFDEMITGFRIHPGGAQAYFGVRADLATYGKIAGGGLPIGIIAGSRKYMDALDGGMWQYGDDSYPATDTTFFAGTFCKHPLSMSATLALLKELQQRGPALQEQLNARTTRLVSELSAFLKENNVPMDVHNFGSLFYFAITSNMDLFFYHLLEKGVYIWEGRTCFLSDAHTDEHVRQIIRAVKDSVRELQQAGFLPKPAKAVPKGKTLVL
- a CDS encoding alkene reductase, which codes for MDINIFEPATVGSLQLNNRIAMAPMTRARNADGIPNENNALYYSQRAGAGLIITEGTAISDTSKGVLYIPGLYTSEQVEGWKKVTAAVHAKGGKIFTQLWHVGRVSHTSNQPNGQAPVSASDIQAAQSKAWGYDENGREGFVTASKPRALATEEVGQVAQDFARAAKNAVKAGFDGVELHGANGYLIEQFLNPHINNRTDQYGGSVENRSRFLLEAIDASIAAVGAAKVAIRLTPYGGLHELPHYDELEATYQYLAKELSDRKIAYIHIMDQQSRGSFALPEGFLERFRQWYDGVIILAGGMDREKSERLINAGTIDIAAFGEPFISNPDLVDRLQHNWPQTPPKRELHYGLTMEGYIDWKTYKEQEALSEAI